In Bradyrhizobium guangxiense, the following are encoded in one genomic region:
- a CDS encoding SDR family oxidoreductase: MPDLSAFSLKGKIAVVTGASRGIGAAIAAGLQDAGATVFGLSRSGTAPRDITAIACDLSDDNAIEDAFGMIAAQGGRIDALVNAAGISLPANSAESELSRFRATVATDLTGVYATILAAYPLLKKAGSAAIVNVTSINSIRGFPGNPGYVAAKAGLAGLTRALAADYAPDGIRVNALAPGYVATEMTARSFADPAMHEDRRRHTMLGRWGQPADMVGAAVFLASEASAYVTGQEIFIDGGWTAKGLAISSDSKS, from the coding sequence ATGCCTGACCTCAGCGCCTTCTCGCTCAAAGGCAAGATCGCGGTTGTCACCGGCGCCTCGCGGGGCATCGGCGCCGCTATTGCGGCCGGCCTCCAAGATGCGGGCGCTACAGTGTTCGGCCTCAGCCGGTCCGGGACCGCGCCGCGGGACATCACCGCGATTGCCTGCGATCTCTCCGACGACAACGCGATCGAAGACGCATTCGGCATGATCGCGGCGCAAGGCGGGCGTATCGACGCGCTGGTCAATGCCGCCGGCATCAGCCTGCCCGCAAACAGCGCTGAAAGCGAGCTTTCGCGCTTCCGCGCTACGGTCGCGACCGACCTCACCGGCGTCTACGCCACCATCCTTGCCGCCTATCCGCTCCTGAAGAAGGCGGGCTCGGCCGCAATCGTCAACGTCACCAGCATCAATTCGATCCGCGGCTTTCCCGGCAATCCCGGCTACGTTGCGGCGAAGGCGGGCCTTGCCGGGTTGACGCGCGCCCTCGCCGCCGACTACGCGCCCGACGGCATTCGCGTCAACGCACTGGCGCCGGGTTACGTCGCGACCGAGATGACCGCGAGGAGCTTCGCCGATCCTGCCATGCACGAGGATCGACGCCGCCACACCATGCTCGGTCGCTGGGGACAGCCTGCCGACATGGTGGGAGCGGCCGTTTTCCTGGCGTCGGAAGCCTCCGCCTACGTGACCGGTCAGGAGATCTTCATCGACGGCGGCTGGACCGCCAAAG